Proteins from one Danaus plexippus chromosome 2, MEX_DaPlex, whole genome shotgun sequence genomic window:
- the LOC116765357 gene encoding L-threonine 3-dehydrogenase, mitochondrial — protein MTLLRKLNCALALNIRRYSSAIKNKNSPKILITGGLGQLGVECAKYLRGKYGRENVILSDIIKPTTEVFNDGPYIFADILDFKGLQKIVVDHRVDWLIHFSALLSAIGEQNVPLAVRVNIEGMHNVIELAKQYRLRIFVPSTIGAFGPDSPRNPTPNITVQRPRTIYGVSKVHAELLGEYYYYKFGLDFRCLRFPGVISSDPPGGGTTDYAIAIFHDVLRKGRYECYLRPDTRLPMMHVKDALRALSNFLEAPNKMLQRRVYNVTSMSFTPEELADHMFKYIPDFSISYKPDSRQDIADSWPQVFDDSEARRDWNWKPEVDLDNLVKLMLKEVKEKINDYDY, from the exons atgacgttattaagaaaattgaaCTGCGCTCTGGCACTCAACATAAGGAGGTACAGTTcggcaattaaaaataagaattcacCAAAAATTCTAATAACTG GTGGACTTGGACAACTTGGTGTGGAGTGTGCGAAATATTTACGCGGAAAATATGGAAGAGAAAATGTTATACTGTCtgatattattaaaccaaCGACTGAAGTGTTCAATGATGGACCATATATTTTCGCAGATATTCTAGATTTTAAAGGTCTCCAGAAAATTGTTGTCGATCACAGAGTGGACTGGTTGATACATTTTTCCGCTCTACTTAGTGCTATTGGCGAACAAAACGTACCATTAGCTGTCAGAGTTAATATAGAAGGAATGCACAATGTTATAGAGCTAGCAAAACAATATCGTCTCAGAATTTTCGTGCCAAGTACGATTGGAGCTTTCGGACCTGACTCACCGAGAAATCCTACACCTAATATAACTGTGCAGAGACCACGAACAATATATGGTGTTTCTAAAGTGCATGCGGAATTACTTggtgaatattattactataagttTGGACTGGATTTCCGTTGCCTGAGATTCCCTGGAGTTATTTCCAGTGATCCTCCCGGTGGAGGTACTACag ACTATGCCATCGCGATATTCCATGATGTTCTTCGGAAGGGTCGCTACGAGTGTTACCTGAGGCCCGACACACGTCTACCAATGATGCATGTCAAGGATGCACTGAGAGCTCTCTCGAACTTTCTGGAAGCCCCCAACAAGATGTTACAGAGACGAGTATACAACGTTACCTCAATGAGTTTCACCCCAGAGGAATTGGCTGATCATATGTTCAAATACATACCTGATTTTAGCATTTCGTATAAACCTGACAGTCGGCAGGATATCG cCGACTCCTGGCCTCAGGTTTTCGACGACAGCGAAGCCAGACGAGACTGGAACTGGAAGCCGGAAGTAGACTTGgataatttagttaaattaatgcTGAAAGAAGTTAAGGAAAAGATAAATGATTACGACTATtga
- the LOC116779863 gene encoding 26S proteasome non-ATPase regulatory subunit 7 — translation MPSQDLVTTKVVVHPLVLLSVVDHFNRMGKIGNQKRVVGVLLGCWRAKGVLDVSNSFAVPFDEDDKDKSVWFLDHDYLENMYGMFKKVNAREKVVGWYHTGPKLHQNDVAINELIRRYCPNSVLVIIDAKPKDLGLPTEAYQAVEEVHDDGSPTTRTFEHVPSEIGAEEAEEVGVEHLLRDIKDTTVGSLSQRITNQLLGLRGLHSQLSEIRDYLIQVNQGSLPMNHQIIYQLQDIFNLLPDIFSDNFADNLYIKTNDQSLVVYLAALVRSIIALHNLINNKITNRDAEEGKKEESKDKKEKKDDKDDKKTDDKAKEKKDKDEKKK, via the exons atgcCTAGTCAAGATCTTGTTACCACGAAAGTGGTAGTCCATCCGCTTGTTCTTCTCAGTGTGGTTGACCATTTCAACCGAATGGGCAAAATCGGCAATCAAAAGCGAGTTGTTGGTGTTCTACTTGGCTGCTGGAGAGCTAAAGGCGTTTTGGATGTTTCAAATAGTTTCGCTG TTCCTTTTGATGAAGATGATAAAGACAAATCAGTGTGGTTCCTTGACCACGATTATTTGGAGAACATGTATGGCATGTTCAAGAAAGTTAATGCCCGAGAAAAGGTAGTTGGTTGGTACCACACAGGTCCTAAATTGCATCAAAATGATGTTGCTATCAATGAATTAATAAGACGTTACTGTCCAAATTCAGTGCTCGTAATTATTGATGCTAAACCAAAAGATTTAGGCTTACCAACAGAAGCCTATCAAGCCGTAGAAGAAGTCCATGACGATGGCAGCCCTACTACAAGAACATTTGAACACGTTCCAAGTGAAATTGGTGCTGAAGAAGCTGAGGAGGTTGGTGTCGAACATCTATTGAGAGACATCAAGGACACAACAGTAGGCAGTCTCTCCCAGCGTATAACAAATCAATTGCTCGGACTAAGAGGACTGCACTCTCAGCTGAGTGAAATAAGGGATTATCTCATCCAAGTCAATCAAGGATCCTTACCAATGAACCACCAAATAATATACCAGcttcaagatatttttaacctCCTCCCAGATATATTCAGTGACAATTTTGCTGATAATCTctacattaaaacaaatgatCAATCTCTGGTTGTTTATCTGGCCGCACTAGTGAGATCTATAATAGCATTACACAACCTcatcaataacaaaataacaaatagaGATGCCGAGGAAGGCAAGAAAGAGGAATCTAAAGACAAGAAAGAGAAAAAAGATGACAAAGATGACAAAAAGACGGACGATAAAgcaaaagaaaagaaagataaggatgaaaagaaaaaataa
- the LOC116779811 gene encoding protein artichoke isoform X2 yields the protein MLRQNGLERVSATWLESQEMNLLEIFIVESDLKSIPSESLMKLQNLQALTIQSENLKRIPVLMNMQKLRYVNIQSNSLNAIYERAFENLPSLERLFIRGSVNLQNLNENAFYNLPKLRKLDITNCGITTIHMRAFSLLPKLSELALNNNKISDASMVGRATRDLPMLSTLNLSDNIITKLNEAAFVDLPMLEVLYLTNNNINIIHHGAFYRVAKLRKVDLNYNEIIRIHPESFLQQSGSGVEDLSLIGNQIMHISEFRSLLDALPRLRYLDMSENLLQEIPRGALRGHPSLERLHLNTNNIKFIDKDAFLAMPALRELHLSNNSLNDLNEGPFWNLPALKGLDLSYNYFQRLQPKLLFNLPALRRINLSNNQLTIIDPITFMETPLLEYVNISGNSLVSIHPATFRNLPNLYELDASSNRLVEFVPGLPRGLEQLYLNKNQITTLPIAPSPDLDLPSLRTLDISSNGIQKISHGGMKTLHNLRRLYMKRNGVRQIDIGTFSNLERLEELDLSHNQIISIDPKSFSNLAYLKQINLLGNNIENLDFTTFQNNGVLSTVDFSKNKIKSINPVTMSKGLKVEILNISMNNLHELPGNLNMLSTLKTLDLSNNFIKSFDGNIINSIHTLETIKMHRNRIVELRPGTFRDLINLGTIDLENNQLEAIHSLAIASLPNLVSIYLSNNHIIDIPDRAFSNLPKLRVIDLQGNRLQFISMRAFDSIPLVQYLNLSNNQITTLDNLGIRPLMSLEVLDLSFNRITRITKESFKYMEWLVKLNLDNNNICYITNQPFDYMPRLKVLSLRNNKLHSVHENNFAKLRSNIAILDIDGNPLVCNCAIIWLKSWLTESTSIGPKCSDGTYVKEMPFSKSDCDNIPIQTQDPNSCLSYENEALLPNLQTSQVFSSLDKIKDYGTHIKHNYNGNKLGNRPLPEESEYFYDEYVDYPYNETLLENINNEFKITNKSMEIATSTPSNQIGTINRTNLKSGVAVKLPTSGFTFFGLPLPSLDMNKLLNTGRKIDLFENKNSQKHVKNYQVTEAPRFETGGFSPMLPATSAGFKPIPNPALNVSQMAEHSIVKVDQNNKALNNLSPMGKVFNNTSHKKIKSEFHELEAYHNDDNKTQIAYNRTKNIEEQDITPINISKYNLMETNMTVTQVTEKEMIITTDVINTDLSLQAWIETSSMLPSSTTTSLPIVKHMDSEPTALSSTLDSNIEDFPKNHSRTATITKVVLPHAEHYDLRHNYAPVMNREAKTQFFEVASTHNKVKSNDDNDWYYKNYNKTNIDPYIDPVIQTSSSYKLFCYQPTLLLTITMTVLNNLNLYIKL from the exons ATGTTACGACAGAACGGATTGGAACGAGTGTCTGCGACATGGCTTGAAAGCCAAGAAATGAATCTCCTTGAAATATTCATTGTGGAAAGCGATCTTAAAAGCATACCTTCTGAAAGTTTAATGAAACTACAAAACCTACAAGCTCTTACCATACAGTCTGAAAATCTGAAAAGAATTCCAGTGTTAATGAACATGCAAAAATTACGATACGTAAACATACAATCCAACAGTTTAAATGCCATTTACGAGCGCGCGTTTGAAAATTTACCAAGCCTAGAAAGACTGTTTATTCGCGGTAGTGTCAACCTGCAAAATCTGAACGAGAACGCTTTCTATAACTTGCCGAAACTTCGAAAACTTGATATAACTAATTGTGGGATAACAACCATACACATGCGAGCATTCTCTTTGTTACCAAAGTTATCAGAATTAGcgttgaataataataaaatatctgatGCATCTATGGTCGGACGTGCTACAAGAGATCTCCCGATGCTCtctactttaaatttaagcgATAATATTATCACAAAATTAAACGAAGCAGCCTTCGTTGATCTTCCAATGTtagaagttttatatttaacaaataataacattaatattattcatcatGGAGCCTTTTACAGAGTAGCTAAATTGAGAAAGGTAGATCTGaactataatgaaataataagaatacatCCTGAATCATTTCTACAACAATCTGGTAGCGGAGTTGAAGATCTGTCTTTAATTGGCAACCAAATCATGCACATATCTGAATTTAGATCGCTACTCGATGCATTACCTCGTTTGAGATACTTGGATATGAGTGAGAATTTATTACAAGAGATTCCCAGAGGAGCATTGAGAGGACATCCGAGTCTTGAAAGATTACATTTGAATACAAACAATATCAAGTTTATAGATAAAGATGCATTTTTAGCTATGCCAGCCTTAAGAGAACTGCATCTGAGCAATAATTCCTTGAATGATTTAAACGAAGGTCCGTTTTGGAATTTACCGGCATTAAAAGGTTTAGATttgtcttataattattttcagcgTTTACAGCCAAAATTATTGTTCAACCTTCCAGCATTGAGAAGAATTAATCTAAGTAATAATCAACTGACTATAATAGATCCGATTACTTTCATGGAAACACCTCTATTGGAATATGTCAATATATCGGGCAATAGTTTAGTATCCATACATCCCGCAACTTTTAGAAATTTACCAAACTTATACGAATTGGATGCCAGTTCAAACAGACTTGTCGAATTTGTGCCCGGATTACCCAGAGGGCTAGAacagttgtatttaaataaaaatcaaataaccaCTTTACCAATAGCACCATCTCCAGATTTGGATTTACCTTCTCTGCGAACATTAGATATATCGAGCAACGGTATCCAAAAGATTTCACATGGAGGAatgaaaacattacataatttgCGACGGCTCTACATGAAACGCAATGGTGTACGACAAATAGACATTGGGACTTTTAGTAATCTAGAACGCCTGGAAGAGTTGGACTTAAGTCACAATCAGATTATAAGCATTGATCCAAAGAGTTTTTCAAATCTGGCATACCTCAAGCAAATCAATTTGTTaggaaataatatagaaaatcttGATTTTACGACATTTCAAAACAATGGTGTATTGTCAACAGTAGATTTTAGTAAGAATAAGATAAAAAGCATTAACCCTGTTACAATGAGCAAGGGTTTAAAAgtagaaatattgaatatttctaTGAACAATCTCCATGAACTTCCCGGTAATCTTAACATGTTGTCGACACTTAAAACGTTAGATTTAAGTAACAACTTCATCAAAAGTTTTGAtggcaatattattaatagcatTCATACTcttgaaacaattaaaatgcaTAGAAATAGAATTGTGGAACTACGACCAGGTACCTTTAGAGATTTAATTAACCTAGGAACCATTGATTTGGAAAACAACCAACTGGAGGCGATCCATTCTCTTGCTATCGCTAGCCTTCCAAACTTAGTGTCAATCTATTTGAGCAATAACCACATTATTGATATTCCTGATCGCGCATTTTCCAATTTACCCAAATTACGTGTGATTGATTTACAAGGAAACAGACTGCAGTTCATATCAATGAGAGCTTTCGATAGTATACCGTTGGTgcagtatttaaatttgagtAACAATCAGATAACTACTTTGGATAATTTAGGAATTAGACCACTTATGTCCTTAGAAGTGTTAGATCTGAGTTTTAACAGGATAACGAGAATCACAAAAGAATCTTTCAAATATATGGAGTGGCTGGTCAAACTCAATCTAGATAACAATAACATATGCTACATCACTAACCAACCATTTGACTATATGCCGCGCTTAAAAGTCCTGTCGTTGCGGAATAACAAGTTGCATTCTGTTCATGAGAATAATTTTGCAAAGTTGAGAAGTAACATTGCTATCTTAGATATTGACG gCAACCCACTTGTTTGTAATTGTGCAATAATTTGGCTGAAGTCCTGGCTCACGGAATCAACTTCAATAGGACCAAAATGTTCAGATGGTACGTACGTAAAGGAAATGCCATTTTCCAAAAGTGACTGCGATAATATTCCAATTCAAACACAAGACCCGAACTCATGTTTGTCATATGAAAATGAGGCGTTATTGCCTAATCTGCAAACATCTCAAGTTTTCTCTTCATtggataaaattaaagattacgGTACACACATCAAACACAACTACAATGGGAATAAATTAGGTAATCGTCCGTTACCAGAGGAATCCGAATACTTTTACGATGAATACGTAGATTACCCTTATAATGAAACATTGCTTGAGAATATAAACAATGAATTCAAAATCACGAACAAGTCAATGGAAATCGCAACAAGCACACCTTCAAATCAAATCGGAACAATTAACAGAACGAACCTTAAAAGTGGGGTAGCTGTTAAACTTCCTACAAGTGGATTCACTTTTTTTGGCCTTCCACTTCCTTCTCTAGATATGAATAAACTGTTAAATACTGGTCGCAAAATtgatttgtttgaaaataaaaacagtcagAAACACGTGAAAAATTATCAAGTCACAGAAGCTCCTAGATTCGAAACTGGAGGTTTTTCGCCTATGCTGCCAGCCACTTCAGCAGGTTTCAAGCCAATACCAAACCCAGCTTTAAATGTATCCCAAATGGCTGAGCACAGTATTGTAAAAGTTGACCAAAACAATAAagctttaaataacttatcgCCTATGGGAAAGGTTTTTAACAATACaagtcacaaaaaaattaagagcGAATTCCATGAGCTTGAAGCATACCATAATGATGATAACAAGACTCAAATAGCTTATAACCGAACTAAAAACATAGAAGAACAAGATATTACtccaataaatataagtaaatataatcttatgGAGACAAACATGACGGTTACGCAAGTTACAGAAAAGGAAATGATCATAACTACAGACGTAATAAACACAGATTTGTCACTACAGGCATGGATAGAAACCAGTAGCATGCTACCATCCTCAACTACCACATCATTACCAATTGTCAAACACATGGATAGTGAACCCACTGCTCTTTCATCCACCCTGGACTCTAACATTGAAGATTTTCCCAAAAATCATAGCCGAACAGCAACAATAACAAAAGTGGTTCTACCTCATGCTGAGCATTACGATCTGCGACATAATTATGCACCAGTTATGAATAGGGAAGctaaaacacaattttttgaGGTAGCTAGTACTCATAATAAGGTGAAGTCAAATGATGACAACGACTggtattataagaattacaataaaacaaacatagaCCCATATATTGATCCAGTCATCCAAACTTCAAGTAGCtacaaacttttttgttatcaaCCTACATTATTATTGACAATTACCATGACtgtattaaacaatttaaacttatatataaagttatag
- the LOC116779811 gene encoding protein artichoke isoform X1 → MDFKAEKILLWFIIVFLDSLSGQKTICPPPETISPCICTHRQEDIQIWCTHSDLAQVMKGIQKIGEYIKKPIDEIIIENNYLPSLPGKIFQNLNILRLMLRQNGLERVSATWLESQEMNLLEIFIVESDLKSIPSESLMKLQNLQALTIQSENLKRIPVLMNMQKLRYVNIQSNSLNAIYERAFENLPSLERLFIRGSVNLQNLNENAFYNLPKLRKLDITNCGITTIHMRAFSLLPKLSELALNNNKISDASMVGRATRDLPMLSTLNLSDNIITKLNEAAFVDLPMLEVLYLTNNNINIIHHGAFYRVAKLRKVDLNYNEIIRIHPESFLQQSGSGVEDLSLIGNQIMHISEFRSLLDALPRLRYLDMSENLLQEIPRGALRGHPSLERLHLNTNNIKFIDKDAFLAMPALRELHLSNNSLNDLNEGPFWNLPALKGLDLSYNYFQRLQPKLLFNLPALRRINLSNNQLTIIDPITFMETPLLEYVNISGNSLVSIHPATFRNLPNLYELDASSNRLVEFVPGLPRGLEQLYLNKNQITTLPIAPSPDLDLPSLRTLDISSNGIQKISHGGMKTLHNLRRLYMKRNGVRQIDIGTFSNLERLEELDLSHNQIISIDPKSFSNLAYLKQINLLGNNIENLDFTTFQNNGVLSTVDFSKNKIKSINPVTMSKGLKVEILNISMNNLHELPGNLNMLSTLKTLDLSNNFIKSFDGNIINSIHTLETIKMHRNRIVELRPGTFRDLINLGTIDLENNQLEAIHSLAIASLPNLVSIYLSNNHIIDIPDRAFSNLPKLRVIDLQGNRLQFISMRAFDSIPLVQYLNLSNNQITTLDNLGIRPLMSLEVLDLSFNRITRITKESFKYMEWLVKLNLDNNNICYITNQPFDYMPRLKVLSLRNNKLHSVHENNFAKLRSNIAILDIDGNPLVCNCAIIWLKSWLTESTSIGPKCSDGTYVKEMPFSKSDCDNIPIQTQDPNSCLSYENEALLPNLQTSQVFSSLDKIKDYGTHIKHNYNGNKLGNRPLPEESEYFYDEYVDYPYNETLLENINNEFKITNKSMEIATSTPSNQIGTINRTNLKSGVAVKLPTSGFTFFGLPLPSLDMNKLLNTGRKIDLFENKNSQKHVKNYQVTEAPRFETGGFSPMLPATSAGFKPIPNPALNVSQMAEHSIVKVDQNNKALNNLSPMGKVFNNTSHKKIKSEFHELEAYHNDDNKTQIAYNRTKNIEEQDITPINISKYNLMETNMTVTQVTEKEMIITTDVINTDLSLQAWIETSSMLPSSTTTSLPIVKHMDSEPTALSSTLDSNIEDFPKNHSRTATITKVVLPHAEHYDLRHNYAPVMNREAKTQFFEVASTHNKVKSNDDNDWYYKNYNKTNIDPYIDPVIQTSSSYKLFCYQPTLLLTITMTVLNNLNLYIKL, encoded by the exons ATGGATTTCAAAGCAGAAAAAATACTGTTATggtttattatagttttcctTGATTCGTTGTCGGGACAAAAAACAATATGCCCACCACCAGAAACTATTTCGCCATGTATATGCACACATCGCCAGGAAGATATACAAATATG GTGTACCCACAGCGATCTGGCACAAGTCATGAAAGGAATACAAAAAATAGgtgaatacataaaaaaacctatagatgaaattataatagaaaacaaCTATTTACCATCACTTCCGGggaaaatatttcagaatttAAACATTCTACGGCTGATGTTACGACAGAACGGATTGGAACGAGTGTCTGCGACATGGCTTGAAAGCCAAGAAATGAATCTCCTTGAAATATTCATTGTGGAAAGCGATCTTAAAAGCATACCTTCTGAAAGTTTAATGAAACTACAAAACCTACAAGCTCTTACCATACAGTCTGAAAATCTGAAAAGAATTCCAGTGTTAATGAACATGCAAAAATTACGATACGTAAACATACAATCCAACAGTTTAAATGCCATTTACGAGCGCGCGTTTGAAAATTTACCAAGCCTAGAAAGACTGTTTATTCGCGGTAGTGTCAACCTGCAAAATCTGAACGAGAACGCTTTCTATAACTTGCCGAAACTTCGAAAACTTGATATAACTAATTGTGGGATAACAACCATACACATGCGAGCATTCTCTTTGTTACCAAAGTTATCAGAATTAGcgttgaataataataaaatatctgatGCATCTATGGTCGGACGTGCTACAAGAGATCTCCCGATGCTCtctactttaaatttaagcgATAATATTATCACAAAATTAAACGAAGCAGCCTTCGTTGATCTTCCAATGTtagaagttttatatttaacaaataataacattaatattattcatcatGGAGCCTTTTACAGAGTAGCTAAATTGAGAAAGGTAGATCTGaactataatgaaataataagaatacatCCTGAATCATTTCTACAACAATCTGGTAGCGGAGTTGAAGATCTGTCTTTAATTGGCAACCAAATCATGCACATATCTGAATTTAGATCGCTACTCGATGCATTACCTCGTTTGAGATACTTGGATATGAGTGAGAATTTATTACAAGAGATTCCCAGAGGAGCATTGAGAGGACATCCGAGTCTTGAAAGATTACATTTGAATACAAACAATATCAAGTTTATAGATAAAGATGCATTTTTAGCTATGCCAGCCTTAAGAGAACTGCATCTGAGCAATAATTCCTTGAATGATTTAAACGAAGGTCCGTTTTGGAATTTACCGGCATTAAAAGGTTTAGATttgtcttataattattttcagcgTTTACAGCCAAAATTATTGTTCAACCTTCCAGCATTGAGAAGAATTAATCTAAGTAATAATCAACTGACTATAATAGATCCGATTACTTTCATGGAAACACCTCTATTGGAATATGTCAATATATCGGGCAATAGTTTAGTATCCATACATCCCGCAACTTTTAGAAATTTACCAAACTTATACGAATTGGATGCCAGTTCAAACAGACTTGTCGAATTTGTGCCCGGATTACCCAGAGGGCTAGAacagttgtatttaaataaaaatcaaataaccaCTTTACCAATAGCACCATCTCCAGATTTGGATTTACCTTCTCTGCGAACATTAGATATATCGAGCAACGGTATCCAAAAGATTTCACATGGAGGAatgaaaacattacataatttgCGACGGCTCTACATGAAACGCAATGGTGTACGACAAATAGACATTGGGACTTTTAGTAATCTAGAACGCCTGGAAGAGTTGGACTTAAGTCACAATCAGATTATAAGCATTGATCCAAAGAGTTTTTCAAATCTGGCATACCTCAAGCAAATCAATTTGTTaggaaataatatagaaaatcttGATTTTACGACATTTCAAAACAATGGTGTATTGTCAACAGTAGATTTTAGTAAGAATAAGATAAAAAGCATTAACCCTGTTACAATGAGCAAGGGTTTAAAAgtagaaatattgaatatttctaTGAACAATCTCCATGAACTTCCCGGTAATCTTAACATGTTGTCGACACTTAAAACGTTAGATTTAAGTAACAACTTCATCAAAAGTTTTGAtggcaatattattaatagcatTCATACTcttgaaacaattaaaatgcaTAGAAATAGAATTGTGGAACTACGACCAGGTACCTTTAGAGATTTAATTAACCTAGGAACCATTGATTTGGAAAACAACCAACTGGAGGCGATCCATTCTCTTGCTATCGCTAGCCTTCCAAACTTAGTGTCAATCTATTTGAGCAATAACCACATTATTGATATTCCTGATCGCGCATTTTCCAATTTACCCAAATTACGTGTGATTGATTTACAAGGAAACAGACTGCAGTTCATATCAATGAGAGCTTTCGATAGTATACCGTTGGTgcagtatttaaatttgagtAACAATCAGATAACTACTTTGGATAATTTAGGAATTAGACCACTTATGTCCTTAGAAGTGTTAGATCTGAGTTTTAACAGGATAACGAGAATCACAAAAGAATCTTTCAAATATATGGAGTGGCTGGTCAAACTCAATCTAGATAACAATAACATATGCTACATCACTAACCAACCATTTGACTATATGCCGCGCTTAAAAGTCCTGTCGTTGCGGAATAACAAGTTGCATTCTGTTCATGAGAATAATTTTGCAAAGTTGAGAAGTAACATTGCTATCTTAGATATTGACG gCAACCCACTTGTTTGTAATTGTGCAATAATTTGGCTGAAGTCCTGGCTCACGGAATCAACTTCAATAGGACCAAAATGTTCAGATGGTACGTACGTAAAGGAAATGCCATTTTCCAAAAGTGACTGCGATAATATTCCAATTCAAACACAAGACCCGAACTCATGTTTGTCATATGAAAATGAGGCGTTATTGCCTAATCTGCAAACATCTCAAGTTTTCTCTTCATtggataaaattaaagattacgGTACACACATCAAACACAACTACAATGGGAATAAATTAGGTAATCGTCCGTTACCAGAGGAATCCGAATACTTTTACGATGAATACGTAGATTACCCTTATAATGAAACATTGCTTGAGAATATAAACAATGAATTCAAAATCACGAACAAGTCAATGGAAATCGCAACAAGCACACCTTCAAATCAAATCGGAACAATTAACAGAACGAACCTTAAAAGTGGGGTAGCTGTTAAACTTCCTACAAGTGGATTCACTTTTTTTGGCCTTCCACTTCCTTCTCTAGATATGAATAAACTGTTAAATACTGGTCGCAAAATtgatttgtttgaaaataaaaacagtcagAAACACGTGAAAAATTATCAAGTCACAGAAGCTCCTAGATTCGAAACTGGAGGTTTTTCGCCTATGCTGCCAGCCACTTCAGCAGGTTTCAAGCCAATACCAAACCCAGCTTTAAATGTATCCCAAATGGCTGAGCACAGTATTGTAAAAGTTGACCAAAACAATAAagctttaaataacttatcgCCTATGGGAAAGGTTTTTAACAATACaagtcacaaaaaaattaagagcGAATTCCATGAGCTTGAAGCATACCATAATGATGATAACAAGACTCAAATAGCTTATAACCGAACTAAAAACATAGAAGAACAAGATATTACtccaataaatataagtaaatataatcttatgGAGACAAACATGACGGTTACGCAAGTTACAGAAAAGGAAATGATCATAACTACAGACGTAATAAACACAGATTTGTCACTACAGGCATGGATAGAAACCAGTAGCATGCTACCATCCTCAACTACCACATCATTACCAATTGTCAAACACATGGATAGTGAACCCACTGCTCTTTCATCCACCCTGGACTCTAACATTGAAGATTTTCCCAAAAATCATAGCCGAACAGCAACAATAACAAAAGTGGTTCTACCTCATGCTGAGCATTACGATCTGCGACATAATTATGCACCAGTTATGAATAGGGAAGctaaaacacaattttttgaGGTAGCTAGTACTCATAATAAGGTGAAGTCAAATGATGACAACGACTggtattataagaattacaataaaacaaacatagaCCCATATATTGATCCAGTCATCCAAACTTCAAGTAGCtacaaacttttttgttatcaaCCTACATTATTATTGACAATTACCATGACtgtattaaacaatttaaacttatatataaagttatag
- the LOC116779812 gene encoding inosine triphosphate pyrophosphatase, which yields MYKMNQRAVVFVTGNLKKLEEVKSILGHNFPLEVTNYRLDLPELQGELNEVSIRKCQEAARRLKKPVFIEDTCLCFNALEGLPGPYIKWFLEKLKPEGLYKLLEGWTDKSAEAVCTFAYSPGSDKESDIVLFQGITKGTIVPPRGSRDFGWDCIFQPLGYDKTYGELPKEEKNKISHRYRALDKLRDYFIVKNNC from the coding sequence atgtataaaatgaatcAAAGAGCTGTAGTTTTCGTCactggtaatttaaaaaaattggaagAGGTGAAATCTATTTTGGGTCATAACTTTCCATTAGAAGTTACAAATTATAGGTTAGATTTGCCTGAACTACAGGGAGAGTTGAATGAGGTATCTATCAGAAAATGTCAAGAAGCAGCTCGACGTTTAAAGAAGCCGGTATTTATAGAAGACACTTGCCTTTGTTTTAATGCATTGGAAGGTTTGCCTGGACCTTACATTAAATGGTTTCTAGAAAAGTTAAAACCAGAAGGTCTGTATAAATTACTTGAAGGCTGGACAGATAAATCTGCAGAAGCAGTATGTACATTCGCCTATAGTCCAGGAAGTGATAAAGAATCAGACATTGTATTATTTCAAGGAATAACAAAAGGAACAATTGTACCTCCAAGAGGTTCTAGAGATTTTGGATGGGATTGTATTTTCCAACCACTTGGTTATGACAAAACTTATGGCGAACTTcctaaagaagaaaaaaacaaaatatcacaTAGGTACAGAGCTCTTGACAAGTTGcgtgattattttatagtaaaaaacaattgttag